The Dioscorea cayenensis subsp. rotundata cultivar TDr96_F1 chromosome 19, TDr96_F1_v2_PseudoChromosome.rev07_lg8_w22 25.fasta, whole genome shotgun sequence genome includes a window with the following:
- the LOC120283854 gene encoding heat shock 70 kDa protein 15-like, with protein MKTKITIERMAIVFSVDISTLFLAHQGNPMEESYKEYTERGPTIEQLAYCSNSYREATLSKDPKFDHFEIAEKHKVINECSKAEAWLREKKQQQDALPKFVAPVLLSANIKRKAEALDSYSHWFFCGFDLLHNFNL; from the exons atgaaaacaaagatTACTATTGAAAGAATGGCCATTGTTTTCTCAGTTGATATTTCAACACTGTTTCTTGCACATCAAGGTAATCCTATGGAAGAGAGTTACAAGGAGTATACTGAGAGAGGGCCTACTATTGAGCAACTTGCTTACTGTTCCAACAGTTACAGAGAGGCAACTCTATCTAAAGATCCAAAATTTGACCACTTTGAAATTGCTGAAAAGCACAAG GTTATTAATGAGTGTTCTAAGGCAGAAGCATGGCTGAGAGAGAAAAAGCAGCAGCAGGATGCGTTGCCTAAATTTGTTGCTCCTGTACTTCTTTCAGCTAATATAAAGAGAAAAGCAGAAGCATTGGATAG TTACAGCCACTGGTTCTTCTGTGGGTTTGATCTCCTTCACAACTTCAATCTTTAA